The sequence GCTTCCTGCCAGAATGCCATCCAGGTGAAGAAGGATGGGAAGACCGTCACCTACTACATGGTCGCCAACGACGTGGCCAAGAAGTTTCACGGCAACGTCTGCCAGGGCAGCACCAAGGTCAAGGCCAAGGGCACCGTGGCCAAAGAGGGCGGAAAGATGATGCTGACCGCCTCCTCGATCAGCAAGGTGGCCCAATAGAGGGGTTTCCCCTCCACGGCTCGAAATCTCGCATCCTCACGTCAGTCCGACGCTCTGCCGGAGTGGGACTGGCGTGGGTCGTGCGGATTCGTGAGTTGCGTTCCCTATCTTACAGGCGACGCAGGAATCAGAGTCGCCCGAATGAGCCGTAGCTGAAGGCTCATCTCCCATGTCTGCTCCTGCCAAGCTCCTGGTCCTGCTTGGTGTAGCCCTTTTTGTGGGCTACCTCCTGTATTCCAGCCTGAGTCTCCGTAAGTTCCGTTGCGAGGTCTGTGTCGAATTCCGTGGCCAGACCGTCTGCCGAACGGCGGCCGGGGCGACTCGGGAAGAAGCTCAAAGAACGGCTGTAGAACTCGCCTGCGCCGTGTTGGCCGCGGGCCGGACGGAGAGCATGCGGTGCAACGAGACTCCACCCAAGAGTGTCGAATGGAAGTAACGCGCGATCGCTCATCCCTTCGCTATTCGAATCTGGCGGAAAGACAATGCACGTAGAAGTCCGAAACCTGGAGGATGTCATCCTCGTCGATATGGAAGGCCGCCTGGTGGCCGGTGTCGGGGATCAGATCCTGCGGGAGATCATGGATGAGTTGATCGCCGAGGGATGGCAGAAGATCCTGTTAAATCTCTCCGGAGTCTCCTGGATCGACAGCTCCGGTATCGGCGAACTGGTCGCCGGAATCAGGCTGGCCAAACGTTTCAACTGCTCGGTGAAGCTCCTGCGGGCGGGCGATCGGGTCAGGCACGTTCTCTCTCTCAGCCAGCTCCTGCCTCTTTTGGAAATCTACGAGACCGAAGAGGAAGCGCTGGAACGCTTTCGCTCCGAAACCCCGCCTCCTCCGCCGGAACAGACCGATTCAAAACGGCAGTGAGTCGCCGGCCGAGAGGACGGGAGGCGAAGTGGACACGGACTCCGGGTACTTGAGTCCCGATCCGGTGTTCAGCAGAAGCACCCTCTCGCCGGATCGGATCCAACCCGATTGACTCAGTTTCCGCGCCGCGGCCAGAGTGGCCGCTCCCTCCGGACAGATGAAGGTTCCCTCGCTCTTGGCCAACAGCCGTTGGGCCTGCAGGATCTCCTCGTCCGAGGTTTCGACGGCGCAGCCGTTGGTGTCGTAAAGGGCGTCCAGGACCAGGAAGTCTCCCAAGGCCTTGGGGACCGTGATCCCGAAGGCGACGGTCCGGGCGCCGGTCCAGAACTCCGATTCCCGGCGGCCCGCCTCCCAGGCGCGGACGATGGGGGCGCATCCGGTGGACTGAACGGCCACCATTCGAGGAAATGGCTGATCCAGCCATCCCAGCTCCCGTAGCTCCCGGAAGACTTTGTGGATGCCGATGAGCCCCACTCCTCCTCCGGTGGGGTAGACGATCACATCGGGGAGCTGCCACTGGAATTGCTCGGCCAACTCCAGTCCCATGGTCTTCTTGCCCTCGATCCTGTAGGGCTCCTTCAGGGTCGAGGCGTCATACCAGCCGTGCCGCTTCACCCCGCCGGCCACCTGCTTGCCCGCGTCGCTGATCAGGCCGTCCACCAGGTAGAAGGTTGAACCCGTCACGGCGCACTCCTTGCGATGGATCAGCGGAGCGTCCGTGGGCATGACGATGATGCACTCGATGCCGGCGGCGGCGCTGTAGGCGGCCCAGGCGGCCCCGGCGTTGCCGTTGGTGGGCATGGCCAGGGCTTCGACTCCAAGTTCCCGGGCGCGAGAGGCGCCGACGGCGGCTCCCCGGGCCTTGAAGGTCCCGGTCGGCAACAGGCCTTCGTCCTTCATGTAGAGCCTGGGAAGCCCGGCCCGGGCGCCGGCCCGGTGCAATCTCAGAAGCGGCGTCATCGTCTCTCCCAGAGAAGCCGGCGAATCGGGGTCGCGCAAGGGAAGCAGCTCCCGATACCGCCAGAGGCTCGGCTCACGTCCTGCGAATTCCGACGGTTGCACCGTCTCCCGAACGCGGTTCAGGTCGTAGCGAACCAGAAGTGGACCGCCGCATCCGCAAAGGTGGGCCCTTTTGTCGCAATCGTGGACGTCCCCGCAGCGTGCGCACTCCAAATGGGTCATGAACATGGATATTTCTTCCTCCAAATGCCGGGTATCCCGGCCCCTGCACCGGGACATTATAATTTGATGAGTGGCCGGCGATGCGGACCGCCTCCATTGTCCAGGGTTCTCGCCTTGCCGGCCGGAAGGAGCGAACGAGATGTTGGTGCCCAAGAACGACTTCATCGGTCTTGATGATCAGGTCCATCTTTGCGCCGGGGGTGAGACTCCGGTTTTGAAGAGCCATCAGGACGCCGTGGCGCGTTTCTTCCGCAGCAAGGCCCGGGGAGAAGATGGCCGGCAGCAGTTCGAAGAGACCTATCTGAAGTGCAAGGAGAGGGCGGGACGGCTTTTCAACGTCTCCCCGGAGGAGATCGCCTTTCTCTCCTCTACTTCGGAAGGGGTCAACCTGTTGGCTCACGCTCTGGATTGGGAGCCGGGCGACAATGTGGTGGTCGCCGATGTGGAATTCCCTTCCGACGTTCTTCCCTGGACCCGCCTGGAGCGGCTGGGAGTGGAACTTCGCCTGGTGCGGCATCGCAATTGGCGGGTGTCCGTCGCCGATCTGGATTCGCGTATCGACTCCAGGACCCGTGTGGTGGCGATCAGCTTGGTGAGCTTCCTGACCGGACAGCGGCAGTTGCTTCGTGAACTCTCCCGAGCGGTCCGCTCCAAAGGGGCGCTACTCAGCGTCGATGCGACTCACGCGGCCGGGGCGGTCCCGGTGGAAGCGGGGCTCGCCGACTTCGTCATGAGCAGTTGCTACAAGTGGCTGTTGGGCACCCACGGCGTTTCCATCTTCTACTGGAATCGAAGTCGCCTGCCCGACCTGCAGCCACCGTTCCTGGGTTGGCACACCCCGGCCGATCTCACCGGTTGGCGCCATCCGACCCGTTACGAGCCGCGGCCCGACGCCGCCCGATTCGAGCCCGGGAATCCATCCTGGATTTCGGTCTACATCCTGGAGAACGCCCTGGGCTATCTCTCCCGCGTGGGTGTTCCCGAGATCGAAAGCTATGTGCTGGATCTGAGCGAAAGGGTGTTGCGCGGCCTCGACGAACTCGGCTTGGAAATCATGACGCCGTCCCGGCGCCGGGAACGCGCCGGCAATGCCTGCTTCGTCGCCCCCCGGGCCAAGGCCGTGATGAATTGGTTTGATGAACGGGGCATCCTGATCTGGGGAGATTCCCAGCGGATTCGCGTGTCGACTCATCTCTACAACACGACTGAAGACGTGGAGAATTTCCTCGAGGCTTTGAAGCGCTGTCCTCTGGTCTGAACCATGGTTGATCTGTCCCCGAGCCTGCGTCCTCAGCGAACAGGAGCGCGTTCCGCCGCCTCCCGGCACGTCTCCCGTTGCCTCATGCTCCAGACGGAGCAACCGGAGCTTGTGCGCGCCGCTGTGGAAAAATTGAGGAAATCGGACCTGCATCCCGGCTGCAAGGTACTTCTGGTGTGCCGGCAGGAGGACCTGGGGTCTTTTGAAGATCTCCCGGACGTGGAGTTTCTGCCCTATTCCCGGTGGCGGGGCGATCGGTTCTCCGGCTTGTGGCGGCGGATGTCCGGTTTCCGTGCCGATCTGGTCTGCGCGGTCTTCGGCGGCCGTCCTGTCTTCCGGCTGCAGAAGCTCCTTTTCTTTCTGGTTCCGGGCCGGCG is a genomic window of Acidobacteriota bacterium containing:
- a CDS encoding STAS domain-containing protein, which codes for MHVEVRNLEDVILVDMEGRLVAGVGDQILREIMDELIAEGWQKILLNLSGVSWIDSSGIGELVAGIRLAKRFNCSVKLLRAGDRVRHVLSLSQLLPLLEIYETEEEALERFRSETPPPPPEQTDSKRQ
- a CDS encoding aminotransferase class V-fold PLP-dependent enzyme — its product is MLVPKNDFIGLDDQVHLCAGGETPVLKSHQDAVARFFRSKARGEDGRQQFEETYLKCKERAGRLFNVSPEEIAFLSSTSEGVNLLAHALDWEPGDNVVVADVEFPSDVLPWTRLERLGVELRLVRHRNWRVSVADLDSRIDSRTRVVAISLVSFLTGQRQLLRELSRAVRSKGALLSVDATHAAGAVPVEAGLADFVMSSCYKWLLGTHGVSIFYWNRSRLPDLQPPFLGWHTPADLTGWRHPTRYEPRPDAARFEPGNPSWISVYILENALGYLSRVGVPEIESYVLDLSERVLRGLDELGLEIMTPSRRRERAGNACFVAPRAKAVMNWFDERGILIWGDSQRIRVSTHLYNTTEDVENFLEALKRCPLV
- a CDS encoding DUF6370 family protein — protein: MKKHIFVFASVFVLLVGTGLVMGAGHEKTIKGEGTCAKCGLGETASCQNAIQVKKDGKTVTYYMVANDVAKKFHGNVCQGSTKVKAKGTVAKEGGKMMLTASSISKVAQ
- a CDS encoding threonine synthase, whose product is MFMTHLECARCGDVHDCDKRAHLCGCGGPLLVRYDLNRVRETVQPSEFAGREPSLWRYRELLPLRDPDSPASLGETMTPLLRLHRAGARAGLPRLYMKDEGLLPTGTFKARGAAVGASRARELGVEALAMPTNGNAGAAWAAYSAAAGIECIIVMPTDAPLIHRKECAVTGSTFYLVDGLISDAGKQVAGGVKRHGWYDASTLKEPYRIEGKKTMGLELAEQFQWQLPDVIVYPTGGGVGLIGIHKVFRELRELGWLDQPFPRMVAVQSTGCAPIVRAWEAGRRESEFWTGARTVAFGITVPKALGDFLVLDALYDTNGCAVETSDEEILQAQRLLAKSEGTFICPEGAATLAAARKLSQSGWIRSGERVLLLNTGSGLKYPESVSTSPPVLSAGDSLPF